A stretch of Cicer arietinum cultivar CDC Frontier isolate Library 1 chromosome 5, Cicar.CDCFrontier_v2.0, whole genome shotgun sequence DNA encodes these proteins:
- the LOC101511038 gene encoding abscisic acid 8'-hydroxylase 4 translates to MISQLCYYVGVFLVVLSCLKFQTFWRKNNKSSSVGIPPGNRGLPFIGETLHFMAAINSSKGVYEFVRIRRLRYGNCFKTKLFGETHVFISSKESAKLILRNEGGKFSKKYIKSISELVGPDSLLCAAQQHHKLIRARLFSLFSTHSLSSFVILFDQLVIEATTSWKCGSLLIIQDEALKLACKAMCKMLVSIESGHELLMMQKDVAQVSEAMLAFPLRLPWTRFYKGLQARKRIMDILEKEISDRRRGIATSRVDFLQQLLANEDDKLEKGEITRLTDKEIKDNILTMIIAGQDTIAIAMTWMIKFVDENQEVLNELRKEQLQIEKKGGGSVYLTLEALSEMQYGSMVVKEALRMASVVQWLPRVALEDCEIEGFKMKKGWNINIDARSIHHDPTIHSDPDVFNPSRFPSESKPNSFLAFGIGGRMCLGKNMAKAMMLVFLYRVISSFKWKVIDSDSSIQKLALFTKLKSGYPIRLISVKDYTDKKTV, encoded by the exons ATGATTTCCCAATTGTGTTACTATGTTGGTGTCTTCTTGGTGGTTTTGTCATGTTTAAAATTTCAGACATTTTGGCGcaaaaacaacaagtctagttCTGTTGGCATTCCCCCTGGAAATAGAGGATTGCCCTTCATAGGAGAGACGCTGCACTTCATGGCTGCCATCAACTCCAGCAAAGGAGTATATGAATTTGTGCGAATTCGCCGCCTACG ATATGGAAATTGCTTCAAGACCAAGTTATTCGGAGAAACCCATGTTTTTATTTCAAGCAAGGAGTCAGCAAAATTGATTCTGAGGAACGAGGGAGGAAAATTCTCAAAGAAGTACATAAAGTCAATATCCGAGCTTGTGGGTCCCGATAGCTTGCTCTGTGCAGCTCAGCAACATCACAAACTCATTCGTGCTCGTCTCTTCAGTTTGTTCTCAACTCATTCTTTATCTTCCTTTGTTATACTCTTCGATCAACTTGTAATTGAAGCTACAACTAGTTGGAAATGTGGATCCCTTTTGATCATACAAGATGAAGCACTCAAG CTAGCTTGTAAGGCAATGTGCAAGATGCTAGTTAGCATTGAGAGTGGACATGAACTATTGATGATGCAAAAGGATGTTGCTCAAGTGTCTGAAGCAATGCTTGCATTTCCTTTGAGGTTACCCTGGACCAGATTCTACAAGGGCCTTCAG GCTAGAAAAAGAATTATGGACATATTAGAGAAAGAAATCAGTGACAGAAGACGCGGAATCGCAACAAGCCGTGTTGATTTTCTTCAACAACTTTTAGCAAATGAAGATGATAAATTAGAAAAGGGTGAAATTACAAGGCTAACAGATAAAGAGATCAAAGATAATATCTTAACTATGATAATTGCTG GACAGGACACAATAGCAATTGCAATGACATGGATGATCAAATTTGTGGATGAGAATCAGGAGGTTCTTAATGAGCTTAGG AAGGAGCAACTTCAGATTGAGAAAAAAGGTGGAGGAAGTGTTTATCTTACATTAGAGGCTCTTTCTGAGATGCAATATGGTTCCATG GTAGTAAAAGAAGCATTAAGGATGGCTTCTGTAGTGCAATGGCTGCCTAGAGTAGCACTTGAGGACTGTGAAATTGAAG GATTTAAGATGAAGAAAGGGTGGAACATCAATATTGATGCTAGATCAATACACCATGATCCGACTATTCACAGTGACCCTGATGTGTTCAATCCTTCAAGATTTCCT AGTGAGTCAAAACCAAACAGCTTCTTAGCATTTGGAATTGGAGGAAGAATGTGCCTTGGGAAGAACATGGCTAAAGCAATGATGTTGGTGTTTCTCTACCGTGTCATAAGCAGTTTCAA GTGGAAGGTGATTGATTCTGACTCAAGTATTCAGAAATTAGCGCTTTTTACCAAACTTAAGAGTGGATATCCAATACGTTTGATATCTGTGAAGGACTATACAGACAAAAAAACTGTGTGA
- the LOC101497622 gene encoding uncharacterized protein encodes MRPLDEQETSVVFEKLFKFVGNNLKNLVENPSHEGPDSNPGRYCFRLHKNKIFYCSESLVKRATNFARPNIVSLGTCIGKYTHGGNFHLTVQALNLLAANAKHKVWLKPTSEMSFLYGNHVLKSALGRITENIAPGDGVVVFSMSDVPLGFGVAAKSTQDCRKLDPNGIVVLHQGDIGEYLRMEDEL; translated from the coding sequence gacCTTTGGACGAGCAAGAAACGAGCGTCGTCTTCGAGAAGCTCTTCAAATTCGTCGGAAACAACCTCAAAAACCTTGTCGAGAATCCCTCACACGAAGGTCCCGATTCAAACCCTGGTCGCTACTGCTTCCGTCTCCACAAAAACAAAATCTTCTACTGCAGCGAATCCCTCGTTAAACGAGCAACTAACTTCGCAAGACCCAATATCGTTTCACTCGGAACCTGCATCGGAAAATACACACACGGTGGAAACTTCCATCTCACGGTTCAAGCACTCAACTTGCTTGCCGCGAATGCGAAACACAAGGTATGGCTTAAACCCACTTCGGAGATGTCGTTTTTGTATGGTAACCATGTGTTGAAAAGTGCGTTGGGTAGAATCACTGAAAACATTGCTCCTGGTGATGGCGTTGTCGTTTTTTCTATGTCTGATGTGCCTTTGGGTTTTGGGGTAGCTGCTAAATCTACACAGGATTGTAGGAAGTTGGATCCCAATGGTATTGTTGTGCTGCATCAGGGTGATATTGGAGAGTATTTGAGGATGGAGGATGAGCTCtga